One segment of Agrococcus sp. ProA11 DNA contains the following:
- a CDS encoding SURF1 family cytochrome oxidase biogenesis protein — translation MSTPHPSFRSIATRPKWIGVLVLCIAVAAVFALLGQWQIERAVEQGQSDERDTETAVPLLTVAEPGSTLTTEAGGRMVSFSGTWVAEDFDLLEGRKQHGESGTWVIGRVLIDHAEGERASLPVALSWVADHAAAEALVAQLSATADGSVDLVGRLMPTEAPTQGDIRSGTSEAMSVAALINEWDEYNGLVFGSYAILDEASAAASGALVAGAEPIVSMRPVTDTQLNWLNVFYAIEWVAFMLFAFYLWYRLVKDAYEREVEALEDAEAAAATASASGDEPRR, via the coding sequence ATGAGCACCCCGCACCCCTCCTTCCGCTCGATCGCGACGCGACCGAAGTGGATCGGCGTGCTCGTGCTCTGCATCGCCGTCGCGGCCGTGTTCGCGCTGCTCGGCCAGTGGCAGATCGAGCGGGCCGTGGAGCAGGGGCAGAGCGACGAGCGCGACACCGAGACCGCAGTGCCGCTCCTGACTGTCGCCGAGCCCGGATCCACGCTCACGACCGAGGCGGGCGGCCGCATGGTCTCCTTCTCCGGCACCTGGGTGGCGGAGGACTTCGATCTGCTCGAGGGGCGCAAGCAGCACGGCGAGAGCGGCACCTGGGTGATCGGTCGTGTGCTCATCGACCACGCCGAGGGCGAGCGCGCGTCGCTGCCGGTCGCGCTGTCGTGGGTCGCCGATCATGCCGCTGCCGAGGCGCTCGTCGCGCAGCTCTCCGCGACGGCCGATGGCTCGGTCGATCTGGTCGGGCGGCTGATGCCGACCGAGGCGCCGACCCAGGGCGACATCCGGAGCGGCACCAGCGAAGCGATGAGCGTCGCCGCCCTCATCAACGAGTGGGACGAGTACAACGGCCTGGTCTTCGGGTCGTACGCGATCCTCGACGAGGCGTCGGCAGCCGCATCCGGCGCCCTCGTCGCCGGCGCGGAGCCGATCGTGTCGATGCGGCCCGTCACCGACACGCAGCTCAACTGGCTGAACGTCTTCTACGCCATCGAGTGGGTCGCGTTCATGCTGTTCGCGTTCTACCTCTGGTACCGACTCGTGAAGGACGCGTACGAGCGCGAGGTCGAGGCGCTCGAGGATGCCGAAGCCGCCGCGGCGACCGCCTCGGCATCCGGCGACGAGCCTCGCCGATAG
- a CDS encoding YciI family protein, with product MQYMLIMRSNDEAVAASKELDFAQIIEAMGKYNESMMEAGVLLAGEGLSDASEGFVVDFSAEPPLVTDGPYGETKELFNGFWILEVASKEEAAEWASRCPLGPGAKLEVRRVTGPEDFPADNEWVQKEEGWRDELADRRAGA from the coding sequence ATGCAGTACATGCTCATCATGCGCTCGAACGACGAGGCCGTCGCAGCGTCCAAGGAGCTCGACTTCGCCCAGATCATCGAAGCGATGGGGAAGTACAACGAGTCGATGATGGAGGCCGGCGTGCTGCTGGCCGGCGAGGGCCTGAGCGATGCGAGCGAGGGCTTCGTCGTCGACTTCAGCGCCGAGCCGCCGCTCGTCACCGACGGCCCCTACGGCGAGACGAAGGAGCTCTTCAACGGCTTCTGGATCCTCGAGGTCGCATCGAAGGAAGAGGCGGCGGAGTGGGCCTCGCGGTGCCCCCTTGGACCCGGTGCGAAGCTCGAGGTGCGTCGGGTGACCGGCCCGGAGGACTTCCCCGCCGACAACGAGTGGGTGCAGAAGGAAGAGGGCTGGCGCGACGAGCTCGCCGACCGCCGCGCGGGGGCGTGA
- the guaA gene encoding glutamine-hydrolyzing GMP synthase has protein sequence MSDTAQRPVLVVDFGAQYAQLIARRVREADVYSEIVPSTITADEVRAKAPAAIVLSGGPSSVYAEGAPRLDEGILELGIPTFGICYGFQVMAAQLGGTVAKTGNREYGSTSMTVDAHGSLLDGQPGAQTVWMSHGDSVAEAPEGFTVLATTADTPVAAFEHRERKLAGVQWHPEVKHSEHGQRVLESFLHDIAGLPGDWDAGNIIEEQVERIREQVGSDRVICGLSGGVDSAVAAALVHEAVGDQLVCIFVDHGLLRQDEREQVQQDYVASTGVRLVTVDARERFMSALAGVTDPETKRKIIGREFIRVFEQAERELAAEAASEGEPIRWLVQGTLYPDVVESGGGTGTANIKSHHNVGGLPDDLQFQLIEPLRALFKDEVRAIGRELGLPEVIVGRQPFPGPGLGIRIIGEVTEDRLDTLRRADAIAREELTAAGLDGEIWQCPVVLLADVRSVGVQGDGRTYGHPVVLRPVSSEDAMTADWTRLPYDVLARISNRITNEVEEVNRVVLDVTSKPPGTIEWE, from the coding sequence ATGTCCGACACTGCTCAGCGACCCGTGCTCGTGGTCGACTTCGGCGCGCAGTACGCGCAGCTCATCGCGCGTCGCGTGCGGGAGGCCGATGTCTACAGCGAGATCGTGCCGTCGACGATCACCGCCGACGAGGTGCGCGCCAAGGCCCCGGCCGCGATCGTGCTCTCGGGCGGCCCCTCCAGCGTCTACGCCGAGGGCGCCCCGCGGCTCGATGAGGGCATCCTCGAGCTCGGCATCCCCACCTTCGGCATCTGCTACGGCTTCCAGGTGATGGCCGCGCAGCTCGGCGGCACGGTCGCGAAGACCGGCAACCGCGAGTACGGCTCCACGTCGATGACGGTGGATGCGCACGGCTCGCTGCTCGACGGGCAGCCGGGCGCGCAGACGGTGTGGATGAGCCACGGCGACTCGGTCGCGGAGGCTCCCGAGGGCTTCACGGTGCTCGCCACCACCGCCGACACCCCGGTCGCCGCGTTCGAGCACCGGGAGCGGAAGCTGGCCGGCGTGCAGTGGCACCCGGAGGTCAAGCACTCCGAGCACGGCCAGCGCGTGCTGGAATCGTTCCTGCACGACATCGCGGGACTGCCGGGGGACTGGGACGCGGGCAACATCATCGAGGAGCAGGTCGAGCGCATCCGCGAGCAGGTCGGCTCCGACCGCGTCATCTGCGGGCTCTCCGGCGGCGTCGACTCCGCGGTCGCCGCAGCGCTCGTGCACGAGGCGGTCGGTGACCAGCTCGTGTGCATCTTCGTCGACCACGGCCTGCTGCGGCAGGACGAGCGCGAGCAGGTGCAGCAGGACTACGTCGCCTCCACCGGCGTGCGGCTCGTCACGGTCGATGCGCGCGAGCGGTTCATGTCGGCGCTGGCCGGCGTCACCGACCCCGAGACCAAGCGCAAGATCATCGGGCGCGAGTTCATCCGCGTGTTCGAGCAGGCCGAGCGCGAGCTGGCCGCGGAGGCCGCGTCCGAGGGCGAGCCGATCCGCTGGCTCGTGCAGGGCACCCTCTACCCGGATGTCGTCGAATCGGGCGGCGGCACCGGCACGGCCAACATCAAGAGCCACCACAACGTGGGCGGGCTGCCGGACGACCTGCAGTTCCAGCTCATCGAGCCGCTGCGCGCGCTGTTCAAGGACGAGGTGCGGGCCATCGGCCGTGAGCTCGGCCTGCCGGAGGTCATCGTCGGCCGCCAGCCGTTCCCGGGGCCCGGCCTCGGCATCCGCATCATCGGCGAGGTCACGGAGGATCGCCTCGACACCCTGCGCCGTGCCGATGCGATCGCCCGCGAGGAGCTGACGGCGGCCGGCCTCGACGGCGAGATCTGGCAGTGCCCCGTGGTGCTCCTCGCCGACGTGCGCTCCGTGGGCGTGCAGGGCGACGGCCGCACCTACGGCCACCCGGTGGTGCTGCGCCCCGTCTCCTCCGAGGATGCGATGACGGCCGACTGGACGCGACTGCCGTACGACGTGCTCGCGCGCATCTCCAACCGCATCACGAACGAGGTCGAAGAGGTCAACCGGGTGGTGCTCGACGTGACGTCGAAGCCGCCGGGCACCATCGAATGGGAGTAG
- a CDS encoding DUF3817 domain-containing protein produces MPRPIDQLPQIRSAITFYRVMSWVTGSFLLLLVAEMVLKYSPTHVELFAGGSGGPLSLQPVVPGEGCQWFSLFVPGGMGCEIVSLGDGFNISLAILIAHGWIYVVYLLASFRLWSKLRWPFTRLIAMALGGVVPFLSFFVEVPMHRTALADVARLEAEKAARDSASAPASATRES; encoded by the coding sequence GTGCCCCGCCCTATCGACCAGCTGCCGCAGATCCGCTCCGCGATCACCTTCTACCGCGTCATGTCGTGGGTGACGGGCAGCTTCCTGCTGCTGCTGGTGGCCGAGATGGTGCTGAAGTACTCGCCGACGCACGTCGAGCTCTTCGCCGGCGGCTCGGGCGGCCCGCTCTCGCTGCAGCCGGTCGTGCCCGGTGAGGGCTGCCAGTGGTTCTCGCTGTTCGTGCCAGGCGGGATGGGCTGCGAGATCGTCTCGCTCGGCGACGGCTTCAACATCTCGCTCGCGATCCTGATCGCGCACGGATGGATCTACGTCGTCTACCTGCTCGCGAGCTTCCGCCTCTGGAGCAAGCTGCGCTGGCCCTTCACGCGCCTCATCGCCATGGCGCTCGGCGGCGTCGTGCCCTTCCTCTCCTTCTTCGTCGAGGTGCCGATGCACCGCACCGCGCTCGCCGACGTCGCTCGACTGGAGGCCGAGAAGGCCGCCCGGGACAGCGCATCCGCCCCTGCATCCGCCACCCGGGAGTCCTGA
- a CDS encoding DUF6596 domain-containing protein, giving the protein MTDRDAARRAEASARRAVVAVWRIESARIVATLTRYTGDFALAEDLAQDALADALAQWPARGVPRNGAAWLTSVAKRKAIDGWRRQERFADRVETLGLELEREQARAADAVPWDPEEIDDDVLRLIFTACHPLLSQQARVALTLRVVAGLETAELARLFFAPVSTIQQRIVRAKQALADAGVPFETPPRAERQERLRAVLGVIYLIFTEGHAATSGDDWMRPELSAEAIRLARILAALQPDEPEVHALLALLELTAARFRARLDARGEPVLLADHDRRRWDRGAIRRGRAALARAQGFGRGLGPYGLQAVIAETHAAASDIGATDWSRIVAAYEGLERIAPSPVVTLNRAVAVSMAAGPHAGPAAALEIVDGLAGERSLQAGHLLPSVRGELLARLGRDEEARVAFAVAAERAQNARERAVLLAKAAAGR; this is encoded by the coding sequence GTGACCGACCGCGATGCGGCCCGTCGTGCGGAGGCATCCGCGCGCCGGGCCGTGGTCGCTGTCTGGCGCATCGAATCGGCGCGCATCGTCGCGACGTTGACCCGCTACACCGGCGACTTCGCGCTCGCCGAGGATCTGGCGCAGGATGCGCTCGCGGATGCGCTGGCGCAGTGGCCGGCGCGGGGCGTGCCGCGCAATGGCGCTGCATGGCTCACGAGCGTGGCCAAGCGCAAGGCGATCGATGGATGGCGTCGGCAGGAGCGCTTCGCCGACCGGGTCGAGACGCTGGGGCTCGAGCTCGAGCGGGAGCAGGCCCGGGCGGCGGATGCCGTGCCGTGGGATCCGGAGGAGATCGACGACGACGTGCTGCGGCTCATCTTCACCGCCTGCCATCCGCTGCTCAGCCAGCAGGCGCGGGTCGCGCTCACGCTGCGCGTGGTCGCGGGGCTGGAGACCGCGGAGCTCGCCCGCCTGTTCTTCGCGCCGGTGTCGACGATCCAGCAGCGCATCGTGCGCGCCAAGCAGGCGCTCGCCGACGCGGGAGTGCCGTTCGAGACCCCGCCGCGCGCCGAGCGACAGGAGCGGCTGCGGGCGGTGCTGGGCGTCATCTACCTGATCTTCACCGAGGGCCACGCGGCGACCTCCGGCGACGACTGGATGCGGCCGGAGCTGAGCGCCGAGGCCATCCGGCTCGCGCGGATCCTCGCGGCGCTGCAGCCCGACGAGCCGGAGGTGCACGCGCTGCTGGCGCTACTCGAGCTGACCGCCGCCCGCTTCCGGGCGCGCCTCGACGCCCGCGGCGAGCCGGTGCTGCTCGCCGATCACGATCGGCGCCGGTGGGATCGCGGAGCCATCCGACGCGGTCGGGCGGCGCTCGCCCGCGCCCAGGGCTTCGGCCGAGGGCTCGGGCCGTATGGGCTGCAGGCGGTGATCGCCGAGACGCACGCGGCGGCATCCGACATCGGCGCGACCGACTGGTCGCGCATCGTGGCCGCCTACGAGGGGCTCGAGCGGATCGCGCCGTCGCCGGTCGTCACGCTGAACCGGGCAGTCGCGGTCTCGATGGCCGCCGGGCCGCACGCGGGGCCCGCGGCGGCGCTGGAGATCGTCGACGGGCTGGCGGGGGAGCGCTCGCTCCAGGCCGGTCACCTGCTGCCGTCGGTGCGCGGCGAGCTGCTCGCGCGGCTGGGCCGCGACGAGGAGGCCCGAGTCGCCTTCGCCGTCGCCGCGGAGCGTGCGCAGAACGCTCGGGAACGAGCGGTGCTGCTCGCGAAGGCCGCGGCCGGCCGTTGA